A stretch of the Aneurinibacillus migulanus genome encodes the following:
- a CDS encoding esterase-like activity of phytase family protein, whose product MAKLNPLVKVLSKVVLGSFLLGSLPVSAVYADVEESIPVRASNESQPTLIGKYRLANPEELGKGIKMSVGSSLLHIPGDPENVFYSTADRGPNGEVKVGEEKRRTFPLDTYTPSIYKIEVVDGKINVLERISLKLANGTDPVTGTNLISGVSNLPKEDEVPYDETGQKQLAYDPYGLDLEGLAYNKNDDTFWLCDEYRPSLVQVKRDGTILQRLIPAGMAEKITDAPHVPIKDILPGVYSKRIQNRGFEGVSITPDGKWMYAIMQNSLANPDDNAGKNSRIMRIIKIDLTNLKVVAEFPYVADSAKNYDGLKQFDIVASDLYAINEHVLLIDERDKYAGEEAKLKKVYKLDLSKATSILGQYDEAKKGEPLLEQMDTDQLKEKGVVLAEKTEVLDMLKFDYPFEKVEGISLVNNHILAVINDNDFGIENTTQTNVATEMWMFEVGDITK is encoded by the coding sequence ATGGCAAAATTAAACCCGCTCGTCAAAGTACTCTCAAAAGTGGTATTAGGAAGCTTCTTGCTTGGCTCTCTTCCTGTTTCCGCGGTGTATGCGGATGTGGAAGAGTCAATCCCAGTTAGGGCATCAAATGAAAGCCAACCTACGCTTATTGGAAAATATAGGTTGGCGAATCCAGAGGAACTGGGTAAAGGAATTAAGATGTCTGTCGGCTCCTCTCTTCTTCACATTCCAGGCGATCCAGAGAATGTATTTTATTCTACCGCTGACCGCGGGCCAAACGGAGAAGTAAAAGTAGGAGAGGAGAAAAGACGGACTTTTCCGCTCGATACATATACACCAAGTATTTATAAAATTGAAGTAGTAGATGGGAAAATTAATGTCCTTGAAAGAATTTCGCTGAAGTTAGCCAATGGAACAGACCCGGTTACTGGCACGAATCTGATCTCTGGTGTTTCCAATCTGCCAAAAGAAGATGAGGTACCATACGATGAGACAGGACAGAAGCAATTAGCTTATGATCCTTATGGGCTCGATCTTGAAGGCCTAGCTTATAATAAGAATGATGACACCTTTTGGTTATGCGATGAATATCGACCAAGCCTTGTGCAGGTTAAGCGTGACGGAACGATTCTCCAGCGTTTGATTCCAGCAGGTATGGCGGAGAAAATAACCGATGCACCTCATGTTCCGATTAAAGATATTTTACCTGGTGTATATTCGAAGCGAATTCAGAACCGTGGATTTGAAGGGGTGTCCATTACTCCGGATGGGAAGTGGATGTATGCAATTATGCAAAACTCCCTGGCTAATCCGGATGATAATGCAGGTAAAAACTCACGTATTATGCGAATCATAAAAATCGATTTGACCAATCTGAAGGTTGTTGCTGAATTTCCTTACGTAGCCGATAGTGCGAAAAACTACGATGGCTTAAAACAATTTGATATTGTGGCATCTGACCTTTATGCGATAAACGAGCATGTATTGTTAATTGATGAGCGGGACAAATATGCAGGTGAAGAAGCCAAACTTAAAAAAGTATATAAGCTTGATTTGTCCAAAGCAACCAGCATACTGGGACAATATGATGAAGCAAAAAAAGGAGAGCCTCTGCTTGAACAAATGGATACAGATCAATTGAAAGAAAAAGGCGTAGTCTTGGCTGAAAAAACCGAAGTTTTGGATATGCTAAAATTTGATTATCCATTTGAGAAGGTAGAAGGTATTTCGCTAGTGAACAACCATATTCTTGCTGTAATAAATGACAATGACTTTGGAATTGAGAATACGACACAGACAAATGTAGCCACGGAAATGTGGATGTTTGAAGTTGGAGATATTACAAAATAA
- a CDS encoding ABC transporter permease: protein MKKRYLFIALIILSIASVFIGVKDITPLDIFNLSQDQAEILLTSRIPRLISIIVAGISLSISGLIMQQLTRNKFVSPTTAGTMDSAKLGILVSLMIFVSASPLEKMLVAFVFALLGTFVFMKILEKIKFKDTIFIPLVGLMFGNIINSITTFFAYKHDLIQNISAWLQGDFSMIIKGRYELIFISIPIVIIAYLFANKFTVAGMGEEFSINLGLNYRRVVNTGLVIVAMVSAVVILTVGVIPFLGLVVPNIVTIYQGDNLKKNLPHTALLGAVFVLFCDILGRVIIYPYEIPIGLTVGAIGSGIFAYLLMRRRAHEA from the coding sequence ATGAAAAAAAGATATCTATTTATCGCATTAATTATTTTGTCAATTGCTTCTGTTTTTATTGGTGTAAAGGATATAACTCCTTTAGATATTTTCAATTTAAGCCAAGATCAAGCCGAAATTCTGCTAACGAGTAGAATTCCACGCCTTATTAGTATTATTGTTGCTGGGATTAGCCTCAGTATAAGCGGTCTGATTATGCAGCAGCTAACAAGAAATAAATTCGTATCTCCGACCACGGCGGGGACGATGGATTCGGCTAAATTGGGCATTTTGGTTTCCTTAATGATATTTGTGTCTGCCAGTCCTTTGGAAAAAATGCTGGTGGCTTTTGTATTTGCATTACTTGGAACATTCGTATTCATGAAAATATTAGAGAAGATAAAATTTAAAGACACGATTTTTATCCCGCTCGTCGGTTTAATGTTTGGTAATATCATCAATTCAATCACAACATTTTTTGCATATAAACATGACCTTATTCAGAATATATCTGCTTGGTTGCAAGGAGATTTTTCTATGATTATTAAGGGCAGATATGAACTTATATTCATCAGTATACCGATTGTTATAATCGCGTATCTTTTTGCAAATAAATTTACCGTAGCAGGAATGGGGGAGGAATTCTCCATTAATCTGGGGCTTAACTATAGACGTGTAGTGAATACTGGGCTGGTTATCGTGGCTATGGTATCGGCCGTAGTTATACTTACAGTCGGAGTAATTCCATTCTTGGGACTTGTTGTTCCTAACATTGTTACTATTTATCAAGGCGATAATCTCAAAAAAAACCTGCCCCATACAGCTTTATTAGGTGCGGTATTTGTACTGTTTTGTGATATATTGGGACGCGTTATTATTTATCCGTATGAGATTCCTATTGGCCTTACGGTTGGAGCAATCGGAAGCGGCATTTTTGCGTACTTGTTAATGAGGAGAAGGGCACATGAAGCATAA
- a CDS encoding iron chelate uptake ABC transporter family permease subunit has product MKHNAKIGVLAVFSVLLIAVFLFIKVGGNWDYVLPRRGLKILAIVITGSAIAFSTVVFQTITNNRILTPSIMGLDSLYMLIQTFVIFVFGSTNLTVANKNINFVICVGLMVLFSGLLYKVLFKREGQNIYFLLLMGLILGTLFQSLSTFMQVLIDPNEFQIVQDKMFASFNNVNTDLLLIAIIAILGVAVYFSRFIKYLDVLSLGRDQAINLGVDYDYVVKRLLIVVAILVSISTALVGPITFLGLLVVNVAHEFLKTHQHKYLILGSVFISIIALVGGQLIVEKVFTFSTTLSVIINFIGGVYFIYLLLRERKSW; this is encoded by the coding sequence ATGAAGCATAACGCTAAAATAGGGGTTCTCGCAGTTTTTTCAGTATTATTAATCGCAGTATTTTTATTTATAAAAGTCGGAGGCAATTGGGATTATGTTCTGCCTCGAAGAGGCTTAAAAATACTTGCTATTGTTATAACAGGTAGTGCCATAGCTTTTTCAACAGTGGTCTTTCAGACGATTACAAACAACAGAATCCTGACACCAAGCATTATGGGACTGGATTCGCTTTATATGTTGATACAGACCTTCGTCATTTTTGTATTTGGTTCCACAAACCTGACGGTGGCAAATAAAAACATCAACTTTGTTATATGTGTAGGGTTAATGGTGCTTTTCTCAGGACTGCTATATAAAGTCCTCTTTAAACGAGAAGGACAAAACATTTACTTTTTGTTGCTGATGGGGCTGATACTTGGCACCTTGTTCCAAAGCTTATCGACGTTTATGCAGGTGCTTATTGATCCGAATGAATTCCAAATTGTTCAGGATAAGATGTTTGCCAGCTTTAATAATGTCAACACAGACCTTTTATTAATTGCCATTATTGCTATATTGGGTGTTGCCGTTTACTTTTCAAGATTTATTAAGTACCTGGATGTATTATCCCTGGGAAGAGACCAGGCGATTAATCTGGGAGTTGATTACGACTATGTCGTAAAGAGACTGTTGATAGTTGTAGCAATACTTGTTTCCATATCGACGGCTTTGGTCGGACCTATCACATTTCTGGGGTTGCTTGTAGTAAATGTTGCGCACGAGTTTTTAAAAACACACCAGCACAAGTATTTGATCTTAGGCTCTGTTTTTATAAGCATTATTGCCTTGGTTGGAGGCCAGTTGATTGTCGAAAAGGTATTTACATTCTCCACAACTTTAAGCGTTATTATAAATTTCATTGGTGGAGTGTACTTTATCTATCTTCTATTAAGGGAGCGTAAATCATGGTAG
- a CDS encoding iron ABC transporter ATP-binding protein, whose translation MVEVREVSKQYGSKSVVDNVSVKIEKGKITSFIGPNGAGKSTLLSMVSRLITKDTGEILIDNEEVSQCKSNDLAKKISILKQSNHINIRLTIKELVCFGRFPYSQGNLSKEDWKYVNEAITYMELEDIQDKYLDQLSGGQRQRAYIAMVIAQNTEYILLDEPLNNLDMKHSVQIMKVLRRLVDELGKTIIIVIHDINFASCYSDYIVALKDGKVVKEGPTDEIINSSVLKDIYDMDIKIENINENKICVYFS comes from the coding sequence ATGGTAGAAGTAAGAGAAGTTTCTAAACAATATGGAAGCAAGAGTGTTGTCGACAATGTCTCTGTGAAAATAGAAAAAGGAAAGATTACATCTTTTATCGGTCCGAATGGAGCCGGTAAAAGTACCCTGCTGTCCATGGTCAGTCGTCTTATCACAAAGGATACAGGCGAGATTCTGATTGATAACGAGGAAGTCAGCCAGTGCAAAAGTAACGATCTAGCAAAAAAAATATCGATATTAAAGCAGTCAAACCATATAAACATACGGTTAACCATTAAGGAATTGGTTTGTTTTGGCAGGTTTCCTTATTCCCAGGGAAATCTTTCAAAAGAAGATTGGAAGTATGTCAATGAAGCTATTACATATATGGAGCTGGAAGACATACAGGATAAATATCTTGATCAGTTAAGTGGAGGTCAGAGGCAACGGGCCTATATTGCTATGGTCATCGCCCAGAATACAGAATACATCCTTCTGGATGAACCTTTGAACAATCTGGATATGAAGCACTCAGTCCAAATAATGAAAGTGCTCAGAAGATTGGTTGATGAACTTGGCAAAACAATCATTATCGTTATTCATGATATTAATTTTGCGTCTTGTTATTCAGACTATATTGTAGCGCTCAAGGACGGGAAGGTTGTTAAAGAAGGCCCTACTGATGAGATTATTAACAGTTCTGTATTAAAAGACATTTATGATATGGACATCAAGATAGAGAACATCAATGAGAATAAAATCTGTGTTTATTTCTCGTAA
- a CDS encoding siderophore ABC transporter substrate-binding protein has translation MKKKLWMVVMIAILAIAAVACSSNSSKESAAPKAAKESEELTIKHQLGETKVKKNPQKVVVFDFGALDTLDKLGVEVTGVPQKNIPPYLSKYKDAKYQNVGGLKEPDFEKINEIKPDLIIISGRQQDSYKEFTKIAPTIFIGVDAKKYMESFTENVKTLGQIFGKESQVDQELAKVNEDIKKLNEKATASGKNALIILANDGKVSAYGAGSRFGIIHDVFGFTPVDKNIETSTHGQSISFEYIVEKDPDYLFVIDRGAAVGGESSAKKVVENELVKKTKAFKNNNIVYLDPNYWYLSGGGLVSVEEMVKEVGASIK, from the coding sequence ATGAAAAAGAAATTATGGATGGTAGTAATGATTGCCATTCTAGCTATTGCCGCTGTTGCGTGCAGTTCAAATAGCTCAAAAGAGAGCGCAGCGCCGAAAGCGGCGAAAGAAAGTGAAGAGCTAACAATTAAACATCAGCTGGGTGAGACAAAAGTTAAGAAAAACCCACAAAAGGTTGTTGTTTTTGACTTTGGTGCGCTGGATACATTGGATAAACTAGGCGTAGAGGTAACAGGAGTTCCGCAAAAAAATATTCCGCCATACCTCTCGAAATATAAAGATGCAAAATATCAAAATGTCGGTGGGTTAAAAGAGCCTGACTTCGAGAAAATCAATGAAATTAAACCGGATTTAATTATTATCTCTGGAAGACAACAAGACTCATACAAAGAGTTTACTAAAATTGCTCCAACGATTTTCATAGGTGTAGATGCAAAGAAATATATGGAATCATTCACTGAAAATGTAAAAACATTAGGTCAAATTTTCGGTAAGGAATCTCAAGTAGACCAAGAACTTGCAAAAGTGAATGAAGATATTAAAAAGCTGAATGAAAAAGCAACTGCAAGCGGCAAGAATGCACTAATCATTTTAGCTAACGATGGTAAAGTGAGTGCATATGGAGCAGGATCTAGATTTGGTATTATTCATGATGTTTTCGGTTTTACTCCTGTTGATAAAAATATCGAGACATCTACACATGGACAAAGTATTTCCTTTGAATATATCGTTGAGAAAGATCCTGACTATCTTTTTGTTATCGACAGGGGAGCTGCTGTCGGCGGTGAATCATCCGCAAAGAAAGTGGTAGAAAACGAATTAGTGAAGAAAACAAAAGCGTTCAAAAATAACAATATTGTATATCTGGACCCGAACTACTGGTATCTCTCCGGTGGTGGATTGGTTTCAGTTGAAGAGATGGTTAAAGAAGTAGGAGCAAGCATTAAATAG
- a CDS encoding aspartyl-phosphate phosphatase Spo0E family protein encodes MDREVELEIKIEKLKQQLIYTAEENNFDFQHPHVLHLSEEIDFLIVKKMKYGNTITSTV; translated from the coding sequence ATGGATAGAGAGGTTGAGCTGGAGATTAAAATTGAGAAGTTAAAGCAACAGTTGATATATACAGCAGAAGAAAATAATTTTGATTTTCAGCATCCGCATGTGCTGCATCTTAGTGAAGAAATTGATTTTTTAATTGTTAAAAAGATGAAGTATGGTAACACCATAACTTCAACTGTATAA
- a CDS encoding L-cystine transporter: MLLLIIGLYTMQKKRASFSARVFTALGVGIVFGLILQFIYGAKSDVLDASIDWFNIVGQGYVKLLQMIVMPLVFISILGAFTKVKLSGNVGKISTLIIGILVGTTAVAAAIGIASAFAFNLEAVQIQQGQAETERAALLEQKLGDVQDMTLPQKIVELLPANPFLDFTGDRPTSTIAIVIFSAIIGIAFLGVKRKNPEQAEMFAKIVDTFYTIIMRVVTLILRLTPYGVLALMTKVTATSDYNAILKLGKFVVASYAALIVMFIIHLLLLAMAGLNPITYAKKSLPVLTFAFTSRTSAGALPLNIKTQTHKLGVPEGIANFAGSFGLSIGQNGCAGIYPAMLAVMIAPTAGIDPLTPSFILTLIVVVAISSFGVAGVGGGATFAALIVLSTMNLPVALAGLLISVEPLIDMGRTALNVSGSMTAGVLTSKVTKELDTDVFADTKQQHMEV; the protein is encoded by the coding sequence ATGCTTCTACTTATTATCGGTTTATATACAATGCAAAAGAAGCGAGCCTCATTTTCAGCACGCGTTTTTACAGCATTAGGAGTAGGGATTGTATTCGGTCTTATACTACAATTCATTTATGGAGCCAAATCGGACGTTCTTGACGCATCAATTGATTGGTTTAACATTGTTGGGCAGGGATATGTCAAACTGCTGCAAATGATCGTTATGCCGCTGGTCTTTATCTCTATTCTAGGTGCTTTCACGAAAGTGAAGCTATCTGGCAATGTCGGCAAAATCAGTACGCTTATTATCGGAATATTAGTAGGTACGACAGCGGTAGCTGCAGCTATCGGTATCGCATCTGCTTTTGCTTTTAACTTAGAAGCTGTACAAATTCAGCAAGGTCAGGCGGAGACGGAGCGCGCAGCGTTGCTTGAACAGAAATTGGGTGATGTTCAGGATATGACATTACCACAAAAGATTGTAGAGCTTTTGCCAGCGAATCCATTCCTGGATTTCACGGGTGACCGTCCGACTTCGACTATCGCGATCGTTATCTTTTCAGCGATTATCGGGATTGCATTCCTGGGCGTGAAGCGGAAAAATCCGGAGCAGGCAGAGATGTTTGCTAAAATCGTGGATACGTTCTACACAATTATTATGAGGGTAGTAACCTTGATTTTACGCCTTACTCCATACGGTGTACTTGCTTTGATGACCAAAGTTACCGCAACAAGTGACTACAATGCGATTCTAAAGTTAGGAAAGTTTGTTGTTGCCTCATATGCGGCGCTGATTGTAATGTTTATCATTCATTTGCTTCTGCTGGCAATGGCGGGTTTAAATCCAATTACGTATGCAAAGAAGTCACTTCCTGTTCTGACGTTTGCCTTTACGTCACGGACTAGCGCAGGAGCACTCCCGCTCAATATTAAAACGCAAACACATAAACTGGGTGTGCCGGAAGGAATCGCGAACTTTGCGGGTTCGTTCGGTCTTTCCATCGGACAGAACGGCTGTGCTGGAATTTATCCGGCTATGCTTGCCGTAATGATTGCGCCAACGGCCGGAATTGACCCGTTGACACCATCCTTTATTCTAACGTTGATTGTAGTGGTAGCTATCAGTTCGTTTGGTGTAGCAGGCGTGGGCGGCGGTGCCACATTTGCGGCGCTAATCGTTCTGTCGACCATGAATCTTCCTGTTGCCCTTGCAGGTTTGCTTATTTCGGTTGAACCGTTAATCGATATGGGACGTACCGCTTTAAATGTCAGCGGAAGCATGACAGCGGGTGTTCTAACGAGCAAGGTGACGAAGGAATTAGATACAGATGTATTCGCCGATACGAAACAACAACACATGGAAGTATAA
- a CDS encoding TetR/AcrR family transcriptional regulator, which yields MSTKNQKLDPRVKRSRQLLRDALVALIPEKGYDAITVQDITELATLNRATFYLHYRDKHDLMRQSIDEILNDLLESISPSSTENADDDFDFTNDKLHPTFIHLFEQIAQHEAFYRVMLGEKGMPHFTSRLMEVIAAFISKGISIVQPDDNQLTVPRDILIRYISAAFLGVIIWWLENDMPYTPKYMATQLMRLATHGPYTGGSPWRHA from the coding sequence ATGTCGACCAAAAATCAAAAGCTCGATCCCCGTGTAAAACGGAGCCGCCAGCTTCTTCGGGATGCACTTGTCGCACTCATTCCCGAGAAGGGCTATGATGCGATTACGGTACAAGATATTACAGAATTGGCAACATTGAATCGAGCAACATTTTATTTGCACTATCGTGATAAACATGATTTGATGCGTCAAAGTATCGACGAGATATTAAACGATTTATTGGAGAGTATTTCTCCATCTTCAACTGAAAATGCAGATGATGATTTTGATTTTACAAACGATAAACTGCATCCCACTTTTATTCATCTTTTTGAGCAAATTGCACAGCATGAAGCATTTTATCGCGTTATGCTTGGTGAGAAAGGTATGCCTCACTTTACTTCTCGTCTTATGGAGGTAATTGCTGCATTCATCTCGAAAGGAATTTCCATCGTACAGCCTGACGACAATCAACTTACCGTACCACGGGACATTCTCATACGATACATCTCGGCCGCCTTTTTAGGAGTGATTATATGGTGGCTAGAAAACGACATGCCCTACACTCCAAAATACATGGCAACACAGTTAATGCGCCTGGCAACACATGGACCTTACACGGGCGGCTCTCCGTGGCGACATGCATAA
- a CDS encoding glucose 1-dehydrogenase, producing MGRLSGKVAVITGAAMGQGETEAKLFAKEGAKVVATDLHEAELQKVVDEIIGNDGQAIAIKHNVASDDDWRRVIDKAVESFGKVDVLVNNAGISSDMNLENFDIDEWNKVLNVNLTGCMLGMKYVVPEMKKVGAGSIINISSIAGIVALNYTNGYTAAKGALRALSKASAIELAQDSIRVNSIHPGIIVTPMLQEAMESGAQQMFEAGTPLPRLGKPEDIAYGVLYLASDESAFVTGTELIIDGGWTAR from the coding sequence ATGGGGCGTTTGAGTGGAAAAGTAGCGGTTATTACAGGTGCAGCGATGGGACAGGGCGAAACGGAAGCGAAGCTTTTTGCTAAGGAAGGTGCAAAGGTGGTTGCTACCGATTTGCACGAAGCTGAACTGCAAAAAGTTGTGGATGAAATCATTGGAAACGACGGACAGGCAATTGCGATAAAACATAATGTGGCGTCTGATGACGATTGGAGAAGAGTTATTGACAAGGCGGTTGAATCCTTTGGGAAAGTTGATGTACTTGTCAATAATGCTGGGATCAGCTCAGATATGAACTTAGAAAACTTTGATATAGATGAATGGAATAAAGTGTTGAATGTGAATTTGACCGGATGCATGCTCGGAATGAAATACGTTGTTCCTGAGATGAAAAAAGTAGGAGCCGGCTCGATTATCAATATCTCTTCCATTGCAGGTATCGTAGCATTGAATTATACGAACGGTTACACGGCCGCCAAGGGTGCTTTGCGAGCTTTATCTAAAGCATCGGCTATTGAACTTGCACAGGATAGTATTCGGGTCAATTCCATTCACCCAGGCATCATTGTAACTCCGATGCTTCAAGAGGCAATGGAAAGCGGTGCTCAGCAAATGTTTGAAGCAGGTACTCCGCTGCCCCGTTTAGGGAAGCCGGAAGATATTGCCTACGGTGTCCTTTATTTAGCTTCAGATGAGTCTGCATTTGTAACAGGCACGGAATTAATTATTGATGGCGGATGGACTGCAAGATAG
- a CDS encoding IS1182 family transposase, whose product MYTHYTTRQLVLPMDIDILIPDHHLCRIVDATVEKIDPRLFIPLHPGGGRPPYPPKMMLKIILYAYTNRIYSSRQIAKQLGENIYFMWLSENQKPDFRTINRFRSERMKDVIYETFFSLVDLLRQEGLVKLEDYFLDGTKIEANANKYTFVWRKSTEKYDQKLDEKFQQIVTSIEEVTREDEQAEKETDFQGKWEETPITSEKIEETIKKVEKRLEQHPKNRTLKKAKRQLEKDLLPRKQKYEEQKATFGERNSFSKTDPDATFMRMKDDPMKNGQLKPGYNVQMGTEGQFITGFSLHQRAGDPGCLIPHFEVLEQYNRPKPKALIGDSGYGSEENYVYCEKKEIEAYVKYSTFDKEQTKTWKNQVGRLENMTYDEEQDKWMCANNKRLTFRYEKKQKSDNGYESIKRVYLCADCPGCPFQASCAKGKETKRITVSMENQKQRKDVRERLATEEGERKYSQRKIDVEPVFGQIKHNRQFHRFSLRGLSKNTVEWGLICAAHNLIKWTLKLNQQSKEPQIRR is encoded by the coding sequence ATGTACACTCATTATACCACTCGCCAGTTAGTTCTTCCAATGGATATTGATATCCTAATCCCCGATCATCACCTGTGCCGAATTGTGGATGCAACGGTTGAAAAAATAGACCCTCGCTTGTTTATTCCTCTCCACCCAGGCGGAGGGCGTCCTCCTTATCCTCCAAAAATGATGCTAAAAATTATTCTGTATGCGTATACCAATCGCATATATTCCTCTCGGCAGATCGCCAAACAGCTGGGTGAAAATATTTACTTCATGTGGCTTTCCGAAAATCAAAAACCGGATTTTCGTACCATCAACCGTTTCCGTTCCGAACGCATGAAGGATGTGATTTATGAAACGTTCTTCTCCCTCGTCGATCTGCTTCGTCAGGAAGGGCTGGTGAAGCTGGAAGATTACTTTTTGGACGGGACAAAAATCGAAGCCAATGCCAACAAATATACGTTTGTTTGGCGGAAGTCCACTGAAAAATATGATCAAAAGCTGGACGAGAAATTCCAGCAGATTGTTACATCCATTGAAGAAGTGACACGGGAAGATGAACAGGCAGAAAAGGAAACAGATTTTCAGGGAAAGTGGGAAGAAACACCGATTACATCCGAGAAAATCGAGGAAACGATAAAAAAGGTAGAAAAACGACTCGAACAGCATCCGAAAAATCGAACCCTAAAGAAAGCAAAGCGTCAACTGGAAAAAGATCTTCTACCCCGGAAACAAAAGTACGAAGAACAAAAGGCCACCTTCGGGGAACGCAACAGCTTTTCGAAGACGGATCCTGATGCGACGTTTATGCGGATGAAAGATGATCCTATGAAAAACGGCCAGTTGAAACCTGGTTACAATGTACAAATGGGAACAGAAGGTCAATTTATCACCGGATTCAGTCTTCACCAACGGGCGGGAGATCCTGGCTGCCTGATTCCTCATTTTGAAGTTCTTGAGCAATACAATCGCCCTAAACCAAAGGCGTTGATTGGCGATTCCGGATATGGGAGCGAGGAGAATTACGTCTATTGCGAAAAGAAAGAAATCGAGGCGTACGTCAAATACAGTACCTTCGATAAGGAACAAACGAAAACATGGAAGAATCAAGTGGGTCGTCTGGAGAACATGACGTACGACGAAGAACAGGATAAGTGGATGTGTGCGAACAATAAACGACTGACCTTTCGTTATGAAAAGAAACAGAAGTCGGACAATGGATATGAATCGATCAAGCGAGTGTACCTTTGTGCGGACTGTCCTGGCTGTCCATTTCAAGCGTCTTGCGCAAAAGGAAAAGAAACCAAAAGGATCACTGTTTCGATGGAAAATCAAAAACAGCGCAAAGACGTACGGGAACGGCTGGCAACCGAAGAAGGAGAACGAAAATACAGCCAGCGAAAAATCGATGTGGAACCTGTGTTTGGTCAAATCAAACATAATCGCCAGTTCCATCGATTTTCATTAAGAGGCCTATCCAAAAATACGGTGGAATGGGGTCTTATTTGTGCTGCCCATAACCTCATAAAATGGACCCTAAAATTAAATCAACAATCAAAAGAACCACAAATACGGAGATAA
- a CDS encoding ABC transporter permease encodes MRFLALVQNEIMKINSKKQSVFFLYFCLVFIIGIGIANRIAPDLYATREYLKFAHSLASFLMIFVTLFAIVLGAQSITDEFKDGTIKQLLLRPVSRRTILLSKYVANLVVIIGTVLILWAASMLIDVLLFGMVRSGGLTFGTVCKAYLYELPDSIFMMTLSFFIATVFKSSPLSITASVFLYIAGNVLSSLLPEKWGAKYIIFNNLNLKVYDPNPLISGGMEPPFLGMSFGFSIIMILVHIAALLLIQIVIFEKREVY; translated from the coding sequence ATGAGATTTCTTGCGCTAGTTCAGAATGAAATCATGAAGATTAACAGTAAAAAGCAAAGCGTATTTTTTCTGTACTTTTGCCTGGTATTTATCATCGGTATCGGTATCGCAAACCGAATCGCACCTGATTTGTATGCGACCAGGGAGTATCTGAAATTCGCCCACAGCCTTGCTTCGTTTCTCATGATTTTTGTTACGCTGTTCGCTATCGTGCTGGGTGCCCAATCCATCACTGACGAATTCAAGGATGGTACCATTAAACAATTACTCCTGCGCCCTGTCAGCCGCAGAACGATACTTCTATCAAAATATGTCGCCAACCTGGTCGTTATCATAGGAACCGTTCTGATTCTATGGGCTGCAAGCATGCTGATTGATGTACTTCTTTTCGGTATGGTCCGATCTGGGGGATTAACTTTTGGAACTGTATGCAAGGCATATTTATATGAACTGCCTGACAGTATTTTTATGATGACACTGTCGTTCTTTATCGCGACAGTATTCAAAAGTAGTCCGCTCTCGATTACAGCATCTGTTTTTCTCTATATAGCCGGAAACGTACTGTCTTCGTTACTGCCGGAAAAATGGGGAGCTAAATATATCATCTTCAATAACTTGAACTTGAAAGTATATGACCCGAATCCCCTTATAAGTGGCGGAATGGAGCCGCCGTTCTTAGGAATGTCGTTCGGCTTCTCAATCATAATGATCCTTGTACATATTGCCGCCTTACTACTCATCCAAATCGTCATTTTTGAGAAAAGAGAGGTATACTAG